In the Hordeum vulgare subsp. vulgare chromosome 7H, MorexV3_pseudomolecules_assembly, whole genome shotgun sequence genome, one interval contains:
- the LOC123413361 gene encoding serine/arginine-rich splicing factor SR45a-like has protein sequence MSHSNQVRYTARSITPPADRDSGSKSPPPRRRAASKSPPLPPPPPFPPKGVRTISSSPPPTRRTVSRSPPPKRRARSRSRSRSRSRNRNRSRSRSRSRDKDQVRNPGNNLYVTGLSIRTQETDLEKFFSKEGKVKDCRVVTDPRTKESRGFAFVTMENVEDARRCIKYLHHTVLEGRLISVAKARRTRERTPTPGEYCGPRGGRSRVEPRSRSPSRRSSRSSRDRSRSPAGRRDRDRDRNSRDRKRD, from the exons ATGTCGCATTCCAACCAAGTGAG GTACACCGCGCGCTCCATCACGCCCCCGGCCGACAGGGACAGCGGCTCCAAGTCGCCcccgcccaggaggcgcgccgctTCCAAGTCCCCTCCcctgccacctcctcccccttttcCTCCCAAGGGGGTGCGCACCATCTCCAGCTCCCCTCCGCCAACAAGACGCACCGTCTCAAGGTCCCCTCCACCAAAGAGGCGCGCCAGGTCAAGGTCAAGGTCCAGATCCAGGTCCAGGAACAGGAACAGGAGCAGGAGCCGCTCCAG GAGCAGAGATAAAGACCAAGTCAGGAATCCTGGGAACAACCTCTATGTCACTGGACTGTCCATACGGACACAAGAAACTGACCTGGAGAAGTTCTTCAGTAAAGAGGGCAAG GTTAAAGACTGCCGTGTCGTTACGGACCCTCGTACCAAGGAATCACGTGGCTTTGCGTTTGTCACCATGGAGAATGTTGAGGATGCAAGGCGCTGCATCAAGTACTTGCACCACACTGTACTTGAAGGCCGCCTCATCAGTGTGGCAAAG GCAAGGAGAACTCGTGAGAGGACCCCAACTCCTGGAGAATACTGTGGTCCAAGAG GTGGGCGCTCCCGAGTGGAACCGCGGAGCCGTTCTCCATCTCGTCGGTCTAGCAGGTCGTCGAGGGACCGCTCGAGGTCCCCGGCCGGAAGGAGGGACAGAGACAGAGACAGAAATAGCAGGGACAGGAAGCGCGACTGA
- the LOC123411820 gene encoding ABC transporter G family member 28-like, whose translation MAAAGAPAPAPARALLPTLLLVLLLLVEGAAENPIGNAAVTTALNAKLKNLTHAFAPQVKRELGYCIQDTDAEWDATFNFSSDPKFLVDCMKQGDLPQRVCTAAELKFYFESILDSRGKKNYVRPNKNCNLTSWIDGCEPGWGCTADAGKEVDLQDAENFPSRTLDCQGCCPGFFCPHGLTCMIPCPLGAYCPQSTLNKTTGVCDPYNYQPPPGQPNHTCGGADRWSDVMSTDDVFCPAGYYCPSPILKLDCSSGFYCRKGSTTQTKCLSKGSCKPNSTTQDITIFGALLVGALSLVLLIIYNFSDQLLTNREKRQAKSREAAVRHAKETVQARERWRSAKDVAKKHAAGLQTSLTRTFSRKKSLRTHESSKGGGVLHPPEHGADHPSEESGGKKDNVTDTMRSLEENTGSSGDKKNKGKHAHTQSQIFQYAYGQIEKEKALEQELEQHSNNLTLSGVIAMATDEDLSQRPRIEIAFKDLTLTLKGSKKKLLRSVSGKLMPGRVAAVMGPSGAGKTTFLSAIAGKATGCATSGMILINGKQEPIRAYKKIIGFVPQDDIVHGNLTVQENLWFNARCRLPVEMSQAEKVLVVERVIESLGLQAVRDSLVGTIEKRGISGGQRKRVNVGLEMVMEPSVLILDEPTSGLDSASSLLLLRALRREAIEGVNISMVVHQPSYTLYNMFDDLILLAKGGMPVYHGPVKKVEEYFQGLGIVVPDRVNPPDYYIDILEGIVKLDTNAVNVKDLPLRWMLHNGYEVPRDMLQSSSGTESTFSGELGGHAPQAEAKKSGLGELWGNLRDILGRKKDEYEYNKSSEDLSNRRTPGKLRQYKYYLGRCGKQRLREARIQGVDFLILGLAGICLGTLAKVSDETFGALGYTYTVIAVSLLCMIGALRSFSLEKMHYWRERAAGMSSLAYFMSKDTIDHFNTIVKPIVYLSMFYFFNNPRSSIWENYIVLVAVVYCVTGIGYTFAIFFQPGSAQLWSALLPVVLTLFSNEQKDSVFANLCYTKWALEAFVIANAQRYSGVWLITRCGSLVKTGYDIDHKILCIVVLAANGIVFRCIAFFCMVIFQKH comes from the exons atggcggcggcgggAGCGCCAGCGCCAGCGCCAGCGCGCGCTCTTCTGCCCACCCTCCtcttggtcctcctcctcctggtggAGGGCGCGGCGGAGAACCCTATCGGCAATGCCGCCGTCACCACGGCGCTCAACGCCAAGCTCAAGAACCTCACCCACGCCTTCGCCCCGCAGGTCAAGAGGGAGCTCGGATACTGCATCCAGGACAC GGATGCGGAGTGGGACGCCACCTTCAACTTCTCCTCCGACCCCAAATTCCTCGTCGACTGCATGAAGCAAG GGGACCTGCCTCAGCGCGTGTGCACCGCCGCCGAGCTCAAGTTCTACTTCGAGAGCATCCTCGACAGCAGAGGCAAGAAGAACTACGTCAGGCCCAACAAGAACTGCAACCTCACCTCCTGGATCGACGGCTGCGAGCCCGGCTGGGGCTGTACCGCCGACGCCGGCAAGGAGGTGGACCTGCAGGACGCCGAAAACTTCCCCTCCAGGACGCTCGACTGCCAGGGCTGCTGCCCGGGCTTCTTCTGCCCCCACGGACTCACTTGCATGATAC CTTGCCCTCTGGGAGCATACTGCCCACAGTCCACCCTCAACAAAACCACCGGAGTCTGCGATCC ATACAACTACCAACCGCCTCCTGGGCAGCCGAACCATACTTGCGGCGGTGCAGACAGATGGTCGGATGTCATGAGTACTGACGATGTTTTCTGTCCAGCTGGTTACTACTGTCCAAGCCCTATCCTCAAGCTCGATTGCAGTAGTGG GTTCTATTGCAGGAAAGGATCAACTACCCAGACCA AATGCTTATCCAAGGGCAGTTGTAAACCAAACTCTACAACCCAGGACATCACAATATTTGGTGCCCTGCTAGTG GGTGCCCTGAGTTTAGTGCTGCTGATCATTTACAACTTCTCTGACCAACTTCTGACCAACCGAGAGAAGAGGCAAGCGAAATCTAGGGAGGCCGCTGTAAGGCACGCGAAAGAGACTGTACAGGCCCGTGAAAGGTGGAGGTCAGCTAAAGATGTCGCAAAGAAGCACGCCGCTGGCCTGCAAACGTCTCTCACCCGCACATTCTCGCGCAAGAAGAGTCTCAGGACACATGAATCATCTAAAGGGGGTGGTGTCCTGCATCCACCTGAACATGGTGCGGATCATCCGTCAGAAGAATCGGGAGGGAAGAAGGATAATGTCACCGACACGATGCGCTCACTCGAAGAGAACACCGGAAGCTCAGGAGATAAAAAGAATAAGGGGAAACACGCGCACACTCAGAGCCAAATTTTTCAGTATGCATATGGTCAAATCGAAAAGGAGAAGGCACTGGAACAGGAACTGGAACAACACAGTAATAACCTTACCTTGTCAGGAGTGATAGCCATGGCAACTGATGAAGATTTAAGTCAAAGACCTAGAATTGAGATTGCTTTCAAAGACCTTACGCTGACCTTGAAGGGGAGTAAGAAAAAACTATTGAGGTCTGTGAGTGGGAAACTTATGCCTGGCCGGGTAGCTGCCGTGATGGGCCCATCAGGTGCCGGAAAGACCACATTCTTGAGTGCTATTGCAGGTAAGGCAACTGGATGCGCGACAAGCGGTATGATACTCATAAACGGAAAGCAAGAGCCTATCCGTGCATACAAGAAAATCATCGGCTTTGTCCCGCAAGACGATATTGTCCATGGAAACTTGACTGTTCAAGAGAACCTCTGGTTTAATGCGAGATGCAG GCTCCCTGTTGAGATGTCACAGGCTGAAAAAGTTCTTGTCGTGGAAAGAGTTATCGAGTCCTTGGGACTGCAAGCAGTTCGCGATTCATTGGTTGGAACTATTGAAAAGCGTGGCATCTCTGGTGGCCAGCGTAAGCGGGTAAATGTCGGTCTAGAGATGGTCATGGAACCCTCTGTACTGATTCTGGATGAGCCGACATCTGGTTTGGACAGTGCTTCGTCTCTGCTTTTACTTCGCGCTCTACGGCGGGAAGCTATTGAAGGGGTCAACATctccatggtggttcatcaacccAG CTACACGCTGTACAATATGTTTGATGACTTGATACTTCTCGCCAAGGGCGGTATGCCTGTTTATCATGGGCCTGTGAAGAAAGTGGAGGAGTACTTTCAAGGGCTGGGGATTGTCGTCCCGGACCGCGTGAATCCGCCGGACTACTACATAGACATCTTGGAGGGGATTGTGAAGCTAGACACGAATGCAGTTAATGTCAAAGATCTCCCTCTGCGGTGGATGCTGCACAACGGGTACGAGGTTCCACGAGATATGCTCCAGAGTTCTTCCGGCACGGAATCAACGTTTAGTGGAGAACTAGGTGGTCACGCCCCCCAAGCTGAGGCCAAGAAATCGGGTCTTGGTGAATTGTGGGGCAATCTCAGGGACATACTTGGGCGGAAAAAGGATGAGTACGAGTACAACAAATCTTCTGAAGATTTGTCTAACCGCCGCACTCCTGGCAAACTTAGGCAGTACAAATACTACCTGGGAAG atgtggCAAGCAGAGGCTTCGTGAAGCTAGAATACAAGGAGTCGACTTTCTGATTCTGGGTCTTGCTGGTATCTGTCTGGGGACATTAGCTAAAGTGAGCGACGAGACTTTTGGAGCACTTGGCTACACATACACCGTCATTGCTGTCT CTCTGCTGTGCATGATTGGAGCCCTCCGGTCATTCTCCTTGGAGAAGATGCACTACTGGCGAGAGAGGGCGGCGGGCATGAGCTCGCTGGCATACTTCATGTCCAAGGACACCATCGATCACTTCAACACCATCGTGAAGCCGATCGTCTACCTCTCCATGTTTTACTTCTTCAACAACCCGAGGTCGTCGATCTGGGAGAACTACATTGTTCTCGTCGCGGTCGTCTACTGCGTGACGGGGATCGGCTACACCTTTGCCATCTTCTTCCAGCCCGGTTCAGCGCAGCTG TGGTCGGCGTTGCTTCCGGTTGTCCTGACCCTGTTCTCGAATGAGCAGAAGGACAGCGTCTTTGCTAACCTATGCTACACAAAGTGGGCGCTCGAAGCGTTTGTGATTGCGAATGCGCAGAG GTACTCTGGTGTTTGGCTCATCACGCGGTGcggttcgctggtgaagacggggTACGACATCGACCACAAGATCCTGTGTATAGTCGTCCTCGCCGCCAACGGAATAGTGTTCCGGTGTATAGCCTTCTTTTGCATGGTCATCTTTCAAAAGCACTGa